A stretch of the Mesorhizobium huakuii genome encodes the following:
- a CDS encoding aldose 1-epimerase produces MTKNFAAVAAQHTQLISISDGIATVDIAPAAGGALASYRWWHNGAAVDWLRPADPAAISGRDAGAMACFPLVPYSNRIRGGCFEFAGRTIQLPTTADDPHHEHGHGWRRPWTVVRHEASTIVLRYRHTADSWPWSYEAEQEITLADGRLCITIVVRNLSDAPMPAGFGLHPYFPSTPWTHVQASVSGMWENDAEVLPVRHVLPPVGADPSIGFDVSEVDFDTVFTRWERRARISWPEHGRQLDIEAEAPLDFLVLYTPPGEPFFCAEPVSNITDAFNHTGGRIDTGCIVLAPGLMRSASVRFTPSLAV; encoded by the coding sequence ATGACAAAGAATTTTGCTGCCGTTGCCGCGCAGCACACGCAGCTGATTTCGATCAGCGACGGCATTGCGACTGTCGACATTGCGCCGGCCGCCGGCGGAGCGCTGGCGTCCTATCGATGGTGGCACAATGGCGCTGCCGTGGATTGGCTGCGCCCGGCGGATCCGGCGGCGATCAGCGGGCGCGATGCCGGCGCCATGGCATGCTTCCCGCTCGTTCCCTATTCCAATCGCATAAGGGGCGGCTGCTTCGAGTTCGCCGGGCGCACCATCCAGCTTCCGACGACTGCCGACGATCCGCATCATGAGCATGGTCATGGCTGGCGCCGGCCCTGGACGGTCGTGAGGCATGAAGCCAGCACGATCGTCCTGCGCTATCGCCACACCGCCGATTCCTGGCCATGGAGCTACGAGGCCGAGCAAGAGATCACGTTGGCCGATGGCAGGCTCTGCATCACTATTGTAGTGCGCAACCTGTCGGACGCGCCGATGCCGGCTGGCTTCGGCCTCCATCCCTATTTCCCGTCGACACCATGGACGCATGTGCAGGCGTCGGTGTCAGGCATGTGGGAAAACGATGCGGAGGTCCTGCCCGTCAGGCATGTCCTGCCGCCTGTAGGAGCCGACCCGTCCATCGGTTTTGACGTATCGGAAGTGGATTTCGACACGGTTTTCACCCGATGGGAACGCCGCGCTCGGATCTCCTGGCCCGAACACGGACGTCAGCTGGACATCGAGGCCGAAGCACCGCTCGATTTCCTCGTCCTCTACACGCCGCCAGGCGAGCCGTTCTTTTGCGCCGAGCCGGTCAGCAACATCACGGATGCCTTCAACCACACGGGCGGCCGCATCGACACCGGTTGCATCGTACTGGCGCCCGGTCTGATGCGATCCGCCAGTGTTCGGTTTACGCCGTCACTGGCTGTTTGA
- a CDS encoding coniferyl-alcohol dehydrogenase: protein MLFGKTILITGVASGIGARTAELAGQLGADFIGVDVREPAAPVGSFVKADISSKAGVDDLIARLPQRIDALCNVAGLSGNTGAAATLAVNFFGLRALSEGLAPRLREGGAIVNVASIAGYGWRANLNRAASMVGIEGFPDVAKVVEDHAVKNEEGYPVSKELLLLWTFRAAHQDLFKSRGIRVNAVSPGPVETPILKQFRTVLGDARVDSDIGRVGRAGTSGDIAPVVLFLCSDGARWVNGANVPVDGGLEASINAEVLGF, encoded by the coding sequence ATGCTTTTCGGCAAGACGATCCTCATCACCGGTGTCGCCTCAGGCATCGGCGCCCGCACGGCGGAACTCGCCGGCCAGCTTGGCGCTGATTTCATCGGTGTCGATGTGCGTGAGCCGGCCGCACCGGTCGGCAGTTTCGTCAAGGCCGACATCTCGTCGAAGGCCGGTGTCGATGACCTCATCGCGCGCTTGCCGCAGCGCATCGATGCGCTCTGCAACGTCGCCGGCCTCTCCGGCAACACCGGTGCGGCAGCGACGCTGGCTGTCAATTTCTTTGGCCTCAGGGCGCTTTCGGAAGGCCTCGCGCCAAGGCTTCGCGAGGGCGGCGCCATCGTCAACGTCGCCTCGATCGCCGGCTATGGCTGGCGCGCCAATCTCAACCGCGCCGCCTCGATGGTCGGCATCGAGGGTTTTCCGGATGTCGCCAAGGTGGTCGAAGACCATGCGGTCAAGAACGAGGAAGGCTATCCCGTCTCCAAGGAACTGTTGCTGTTGTGGACCTTTCGTGCCGCGCATCAGGACCTGTTCAAGAGCCGTGGCATCCGCGTCAATGCGGTGAGCCCCGGACCTGTCGAGACGCCGATCCTGAAACAGTTCCGGACCGTGCTGGGTGACGCCCGCGTCGACAGCGACATTGGCAGGGTCGGCCGCGCCGGCACGTCGGGCGACATCGCACCTGTCGTGCTGTTCCTGTGTTCGGACGGCGCACGCTGGGTCAATGGCGCCAACGTGCCGGTCGACGGCGGCCTCGAAGCATCGATCAATGCCGAAGTGCTCGGCTTCTAA
- a CDS encoding ABC transporter ATP-binding protein: MAADEAVGIVGPNGAGKTTLLSVLSGAFPPSAGTVSFKGGDVTSLPATQRCRLGLVRAHQVPKPFSGMTTFENVFVAASHGAGLGRDEAYEEALGSLKLCGMLGVANRRAETLGLLDRKRLELARALAARPTLLLLDEIGGGLTDGEASELVDTIKELRRRKIGIVWIEHIVHILLQVAERLICMDAGKIIADGEPQAVMADPEVVRAYLGGGPK, translated from the coding sequence ATGGCAGCCGACGAGGCGGTCGGCATTGTCGGCCCCAACGGCGCCGGCAAGACCACGCTGCTCAGCGTGCTTTCGGGCGCCTTTCCGCCGAGTGCAGGGACGGTCAGCTTCAAAGGCGGCGACGTGACGTCCCTGCCGGCGACGCAGCGCTGCCGGCTTGGCCTGGTGCGCGCGCACCAGGTGCCCAAACCATTCAGCGGCATGACCACTTTCGAGAATGTCTTCGTCGCCGCTTCGCATGGCGCAGGGCTTGGCCGCGACGAGGCCTATGAGGAGGCGCTCGGCTCGCTGAAACTGTGCGGCATGCTGGGCGTCGCCAACCGCCGCGCCGAAACGCTCGGCCTGCTCGACCGCAAGCGGCTGGAACTGGCGCGGGCGCTTGCCGCGCGACCGACGCTGCTGCTTCTGGACGAGATCGGCGGCGGCCTGACCGACGGCGAAGCCAGTGAGCTTGTCGACACGATCAAGGAGTTGCGCCGGCGTAAGATCGGCATCGTCTGGATCGAGCACATCGTCCACATCCTGCTGCAGGTGGCCGAGCGGCTGATCTGCATGGATGCGGGAAAAATCATCGCCGACGGCGAGCCGCAAGCGGTGATGGCCGATCCCGAGGTCGTGCGCGCCTATCTCGGCGGAGGCCCGAAATGA
- a CDS encoding IlvD/Edd family dehydratase → MTETRRKLRSEAWFGGEGKNAFMHRSWMKNQGIPADAFDGRPVIGICNTWSELTPCNAHLRLLADHVKRGVYEAGGLPLEFPVMSLGESNMRPTAMLFRNLVSMDVEESIRGNPIDGVILLVGCDKTTPALLMGAASCNLPTITVSGGPMLNGKFRGQDIGSGTHVWKFAEEVKAGRMPVADFLAAEQGQSRSAGSCMTMGTASTMASMVEALGIGMPDNAAIPAVDSRRGVLAQMAGRQIVELVRRDVTIAQILTRQAFENAIRVNGAIGGSTNAVLHLIAIANRVGVDLSLEDWDRLGRDVPTIVDLMPSGRFLMEDFYYAGGLAAVMASLDEVGLLHRDVMTVSDKTIGELIDGAPNYNREVIRPLSEPLTEQGGISILRGNLAPNGAVIKPSAATPELMQHRGKAVVFENIEHYYARIDDPELDIDASSVMVLKNCGPRGYPGMAEVGNMPLPAKLLKQGVSDMVRISDARMSGTAYGTVVLHVAPEAAAGGALALVRDGDLIELDVAGRRLELLVSDEELAIRRRDWKPPAPPEGGYQSLYVERVLQADKGCDFDFLVGRRDAGIPRHSH, encoded by the coding sequence GTGACCGAGACCAGACGCAAACTGCGGTCCGAAGCCTGGTTCGGCGGTGAAGGCAAGAACGCCTTCATGCACCGCAGCTGGATGAAGAACCAGGGCATCCCGGCCGACGCCTTCGACGGTCGCCCGGTGATCGGCATCTGCAACACCTGGTCGGAACTGACGCCATGCAATGCCCATTTGCGGTTGCTCGCCGATCACGTCAAGCGCGGCGTCTATGAGGCCGGCGGCCTGCCGCTGGAGTTTCCAGTGATGTCGCTGGGCGAGAGCAACATGCGCCCGACCGCCATGCTGTTTCGCAATCTGGTCAGCATGGATGTCGAAGAATCCATTCGCGGCAATCCGATCGACGGCGTCATCCTGCTGGTCGGCTGCGACAAGACCACGCCGGCGCTGTTGATGGGGGCTGCCTCGTGCAACCTGCCGACCATCACCGTCTCCGGCGGGCCGATGCTCAACGGTAAATTCCGCGGGCAGGATATCGGCTCGGGCACCCATGTCTGGAAATTCGCCGAAGAGGTGAAGGCCGGCCGCATGCCGGTCGCCGACTTCCTTGCCGCAGAACAGGGCCAGAGCCGGTCGGCCGGCAGTTGCATGACGATGGGCACGGCCTCGACCATGGCCAGCATGGTGGAAGCACTCGGCATCGGCATGCCGGACAACGCCGCGATCCCGGCGGTGGATTCGCGCCGGGGCGTGCTCGCCCAGATGGCCGGACGCCAGATCGTCGAGCTCGTCCGCCGCGACGTGACGATCGCGCAGATCCTCACCAGGCAGGCGTTCGAGAACGCCATTCGCGTCAATGGCGCGATCGGCGGCTCGACCAATGCGGTGCTGCATCTGATTGCCATCGCCAACCGGGTCGGCGTCGATCTCAGCCTCGAGGACTGGGACCGCCTCGGCCGTGACGTGCCGACCATTGTCGATCTGATGCCGTCGGGCCGATTCCTGATGGAAGATTTCTACTATGCCGGGGGGCTAGCTGCGGTCATGGCGTCGCTTGATGAAGTGGGGCTTCTTCATCGCGACGTCATGACCGTCAGTGACAAGACGATCGGGGAGTTGATCGACGGTGCGCCCAACTATAACCGCGAAGTCATCCGGCCGCTGAGCGAGCCGCTGACCGAGCAAGGCGGCATCTCGATCCTGCGCGGCAATCTGGCGCCCAACGGCGCCGTCATCAAGCCGTCGGCGGCGACGCCCGAACTGATGCAGCATCGCGGCAAGGCCGTCGTCTTCGAGAACATCGAGCATTACTACGCCCGCATCGACGATCCGGAGCTGGATATCGACGCCTCCTCGGTGATGGTGCTGAAGAACTGTGGACCGCGCGGCTATCCCGGCATGGCCGAGGTCGGCAACATGCCGCTGCCGGCCAAGCTGCTCAAGCAAGGCGTCTCCGACATGGTGCGCATTTCGGACGCGCGCATGAGCGGTACCGCCTATGGCACCGTGGTGCTGCATGTGGCGCCGGAGGCCGCGGCAGGCGGCGCACTGGCACTGGTGCGCGATGGCGATCTCATCGAACTCGATGTCGCCGGCAGGCGGCTGGAACTGCTGGTGTCGGACGAGGAACTGGCGATCCGTCGCCGTGACTGGAAGCCGCCGGCGCCGCCCGAAGGCGGTTACCAGAGCCTCTATGTCGAGCGCGTGCTGCAGGCCGACAAAGGCTGCGATTTCGACTTCCTCGTCGGCCGGCGCGATGCCGGCATTCCCCGGCATTCCCATTAG
- a CDS encoding aldehyde dehydrogenase yields the protein MDIGLLIDGDKRDASGAASYERMDPFTGKLATRAAAASVADANAAVEAAAAAFKTWSKTGPGERRALLSKAADVMASKVGEFTKLMMEETGATGPWAGFNVMLAANMLREAAAMTTQISGEIIPSDKPGTLAMAIRQPAGVCLGIAPWNAPVILGTRAIAMPIACGNTVVLKASEMCPGTHRLIGQVLVEAGLPKGVINVVTNDPKDAAGIVEALVAHPAVKRVNFTGSTKVGRIIAELAGRHLKPALLELGGKAPLLVLDDADIDAAVNAATFGAFMHQGQICMSTERLIVDEKVADDFVSKLAARASQLPAGDPRGHVVLGSLISSQAADKMEELVADAVAKGAKLVAGGKRTGTVVEATLLDHVTPAMRVYAEESFGPVKPVIRVKGEDEAIRVANDTEYGLSSAVFSRDIKRAMAVAARIEAGICHINGPTVGDEAQMPFGGVKGSGYGRFGGKASIAEFTDLRWVTIEDPGQHYPF from the coding sequence ATGGATATCGGACTTCTGATCGACGGCGACAAAAGGGATGCGTCCGGCGCAGCCTCCTATGAGCGCATGGACCCGTTCACTGGCAAACTGGCAACGCGCGCCGCGGCGGCCAGCGTCGCCGACGCCAACGCCGCCGTCGAAGCCGCCGCAGCCGCCTTCAAGACCTGGTCGAAGACCGGACCTGGCGAGCGCCGCGCTCTGCTATCCAAAGCAGCTGACGTGATGGCCTCCAAGGTCGGCGAGTTCACCAAGCTGATGATGGAAGAGACCGGTGCCACCGGTCCCTGGGCCGGCTTCAACGTCATGCTGGCGGCCAACATGTTGCGCGAGGCAGCGGCGATGACGACGCAGATTTCGGGTGAGATCATCCCCTCCGACAAGCCGGGCACGCTGGCCATGGCGATCCGCCAGCCGGCCGGTGTCTGCCTCGGCATCGCGCCGTGGAACGCGCCGGTCATTCTCGGCACCCGCGCCATCGCCATGCCGATCGCTTGCGGCAACACGGTGGTGCTGAAGGCTTCGGAAATGTGCCCGGGCACGCACCGGCTGATCGGCCAGGTGCTGGTCGAGGCCGGCCTGCCCAAGGGCGTCATCAATGTCGTCACCAATGATCCCAAGGATGCCGCCGGGATTGTCGAAGCGCTGGTAGCCCACCCTGCGGTCAAGCGCGTCAACTTCACCGGCTCGACCAAGGTCGGCCGCATCATCGCCGAGCTTGCCGGCCGGCATCTGAAGCCGGCGCTGCTCGAGCTCGGCGGCAAGGCGCCGCTGCTGGTGCTGGACGATGCCGACATCGATGCGGCGGTCAATGCCGCCACCTTCGGCGCCTTCATGCATCAGGGGCAGATCTGCATGTCGACCGAGCGGCTGATCGTCGACGAGAAAGTCGCCGACGATTTCGTTTCCAAGCTGGCCGCCCGCGCCTCGCAGCTGCCGGCCGGCGATCCGCGCGGCCATGTCGTGCTGGGCTCGCTGATCAGCAGCCAGGCCGCCGACAAGATGGAGGAGCTCGTTGCCGACGCCGTTGCGAAGGGCGCCAAGCTTGTCGCTGGCGGCAAGCGGACGGGGACCGTTGTCGAGGCAACGCTGCTCGACCATGTCACGCCGGCCATGCGCGTCTACGCAGAAGAATCCTTCGGACCGGTCAAGCCGGTGATCCGCGTGAAGGGTGAGGACGAAGCCATACGTGTCGCCAACGATACCGAATACGGCCTGTCGTCAGCCGTGTTCAGCCGTGACATCAAGCGAGCCATGGCGGTTGCCGCGCGCATCGAAGCCGGCATCTGCCACATCAACGGCCCGACCGTCGGCGACGAGGCACAGATGCCTTTCGGCGGCGTCAAGGGCTCGGGCTATGGCCGTTTCGGCGGCAAGGCCTCGATCGCCGAATTCACCGATCTGCGCTGGGTGACGATCGAGGATCCCGGCCAGCACTATCCGTTCTGA
- a CDS encoding FadR/GntR family transcriptional regulator: protein MAVSSGSTALHATVVEQIGLRIVQGDFLPGEALPNADDSSEMLGVSRTVLREAIKVLAGKGLVESRPKTGTRVRPRADWNFLDPDVLSWRYARGVSADDVRALFELRRAIEPMSAALAAQRATPAQIADIHAALAEMEAVSDDGDRFAKPDLVFHQTILRMTGNELIGSLAALVETALVMSFRLSNDNPEGQRHSLPLHREVAEKIAAGDAAGAQKALLVLIDNAEDDVRRSVENRNERRQDREQTS, encoded by the coding sequence GTGGCCGTTTCCAGTGGCTCCACCGCACTGCACGCAACGGTCGTCGAGCAGATCGGCCTGCGCATCGTGCAGGGTGACTTCCTGCCCGGCGAGGCCCTGCCCAATGCCGACGATTCCAGCGAGATGCTGGGGGTCAGCCGCACGGTGCTGCGCGAGGCGATCAAGGTGCTGGCCGGCAAGGGGCTGGTCGAATCGCGGCCGAAGACCGGCACACGCGTCCGTCCGCGCGCCGACTGGAATTTCCTCGATCCGGACGTGCTGTCGTGGCGCTACGCCCGCGGTGTCAGCGCCGACGATGTCCGCGCGCTCTTCGAACTGCGCCGTGCCATCGAGCCGATGTCGGCAGCACTTGCCGCTCAGCGCGCCACACCTGCACAGATCGCCGATATCCATGCGGCACTCGCCGAAATGGAAGCGGTGAGCGATGACGGCGACCGCTTCGCCAAGCCCGATCTGGTGTTCCACCAGACCATCCTGCGCATGACCGGCAACGAGCTGATCGGCTCGCTGGCGGCACTGGTCGAAACCGCACTGGTGATGAGCTTTCGCCTCTCCAACGACAATCCGGAAGGCCAGCGCCACTCCTTGCCACTGCATCGCGAGGTGGCCGAGAAGATCGCCGCCGGCGACGCCGCTGGCGCACAAAAAGCACTGCTGGTGCTCATCGACAACGCCGAGGACGACGTGCGTCGCAGCGTCGAGAACCGCAACGAGCGCCGCCAGGATCGGGAACAGACATCGTGA
- the pcaQ gene encoding pca operon transcription factor PcaQ: protein MVESRIRFRHLQAFLEVARQGSVARAADFLHVSAPAVTKTLRELEEALGVAVVERDGRGIRVTRLGEIFLGHAGSAITALKRGVDSVRQDGAINRHPIRIGALPTVSAKVMPQAMSLFLRENTGAAIKIVTGENAVLLEQLRIGALDLVVGRLAAPENMTGFFFEHLYSEQVLFVVRAGHPLLEPGADIFARLDEFPVLMPTRESVIRPFVDRLFITNGMTAPATEIETVSDSFGRSFMRQSNAVWIISAGVVANELANGTFVALPVDTEETKGPVGLTMRTDTAPSPAFTILLQTIREAARPGK from the coding sequence ATGGTCGAGAGCCGCATCCGGTTCCGTCATCTGCAGGCCTTCCTGGAGGTCGCGCGGCAAGGCAGCGTGGCCCGCGCCGCCGATTTCCTGCATGTCAGCGCGCCGGCGGTGACCAAGACGCTGCGTGAGCTGGAGGAGGCGCTCGGTGTCGCCGTCGTCGAGCGTGACGGCCGCGGCATCCGCGTCACAAGGCTTGGCGAGATCTTCCTCGGCCATGCCGGCTCGGCGATTACAGCGTTGAAACGCGGCGTCGATTCCGTGCGCCAGGACGGCGCCATCAACCGCCATCCGATCCGCATCGGCGCGCTGCCGACAGTGTCGGCGAAGGTCATGCCACAGGCCATGAGCCTGTTCCTCAGGGAAAACACCGGGGCGGCGATCAAGATCGTCACCGGCGAGAATGCCGTGCTGCTCGAACAATTGCGCATCGGCGCGCTCGATCTCGTCGTCGGCCGACTGGCGGCGCCAGAAAACATGACCGGCTTCTTCTTCGAGCACCTCTATTCCGAACAGGTGCTGTTCGTGGTGCGGGCCGGACATCCGCTGCTGGAACCGGGGGCGGACATCTTCGCGAGGCTCGACGAATTCCCGGTGCTGATGCCGACCCGGGAATCCGTCATCCGTCCCTTCGTCGATCGCCTGTTCATCACCAACGGCATGACCGCACCGGCCACCGAGATCGAGACGGTCTCGGATTCCTTCGGGCGTTCCTTCATGCGGCAAAGCAATGCGGTGTGGATCATTTCGGCCGGCGTGGTGGCCAACGAGCTCGCCAACGGCACCTTCGTCGCTTTGCCGGTCGACACCGAGGAGACCAAAGGACCGGTTGGCCTGACGATGCGCACCGACACGGCGCCCTCGCCGGCCTTCACCATCCTGCTGCAAACCATTCGCGAAGCGGCCAGACCGGGCAAGTGA
- a CDS encoding ABC transporter ATP-binding protein: MSLLSVENLVVRHGLLQAVRGVSFSVERGETLALVGANGAGKTTLLRAIAGAHQPAAGRVLLDGADLTSVPSHRRVGMGIALVPEGRKLFVQMTVEENLLLGKTAGRPGDWSVDKVLEMFPNLKPRRHARTGHLSGGEQQATAIGRALMSNPDVLLLDEVSLGLSPLIVDRVYAALQGLIASGTTIILVEQDLNRALAVSDRVICMLEGRVALEGPSKAVSRDDVTKAYFGLHRKSPGSVLA, translated from the coding sequence ATGAGCCTGCTGTCGGTCGAGAATCTGGTTGTCCGCCACGGCCTCTTACAGGCGGTTCGTGGCGTTAGCTTCTCTGTCGAACGCGGCGAGACGCTGGCGCTGGTCGGCGCCAATGGCGCCGGCAAGACGACGCTGCTCAGGGCAATCGCCGGCGCGCATCAGCCGGCCGCCGGCCGCGTGCTGCTCGACGGCGCCGACCTCACCAGCGTGCCGTCGCACAGGCGCGTCGGCATGGGCATCGCGCTGGTCCCGGAGGGGCGAAAGCTGTTCGTGCAGATGACGGTCGAGGAGAACCTGCTGCTCGGCAAGACCGCCGGCCGGCCGGGCGACTGGAGCGTCGACAAGGTGCTGGAGATGTTTCCGAACCTGAAGCCGCGCCGCCACGCCAGGACGGGCCATCTCTCGGGTGGCGAGCAGCAGGCGACGGCGATCGGCCGCGCGCTGATGAGCAATCCGGACGTGCTTTTGCTCGACGAGGTTTCGCTCGGCCTGTCGCCACTGATCGTCGATCGCGTCTATGCGGCCCTTCAGGGGCTGATCGCTTCCGGCACGACCATCATCCTCGTCGAACAGGACCTCAACCGCGCGCTCGCGGTCTCCGACCGGGTGATCTGCATGCTCGAGGGGCGTGTTGCGCTCGAAGGGCCGAGCAAGGCGGTGTCGCGCGACGATGTGACGAAGGCCTATTTCGGCCTGCACCGGAAAAGCCCCGGGAGCGTTCTGGCATGA
- a CDS encoding branched-chain amino acid ABC transporter permease — protein MAVAVIIALLAIAPQFLSAGAVDRMTALFIYVILAAMWNALAGFGGLVSVGQQVFFGLGAYFAIRLADAGLNPFASLFVSAVIVGLVSWPLSLFMLRLRNGEFAIGMWVIAALTHLLVNLDRLVQGETGTSLISLNVYDAGTRRAVIYWLALASMTALLAILFGLLRGSTGAAIRAIRDNEDAAASVGVRVTGTKRLLFVLAAFGIGIAGALWLATSITFQPKTYFNVQWTAYMIFMVLVGGIGTFEGAILGALVFFLIETWFGGTGVWYLVGLGATAVLFSLFLPRGLWGTIEERFGLRLLPVGYRVRLPGNAPADEGTAPSLERTTLDQEKA, from the coding sequence GTGGCTGTTGCTGTCATCATCGCGCTGCTTGCCATTGCGCCGCAATTCCTCTCGGCTGGCGCCGTCGACCGCATGACCGCGCTGTTCATCTATGTGATCCTGGCGGCGATGTGGAACGCTCTTGCCGGCTTCGGCGGGCTGGTCTCGGTCGGCCAGCAGGTGTTCTTCGGGCTCGGCGCCTATTTCGCCATCCGGCTGGCCGATGCCGGGCTCAACCCCTTCGCCTCGCTTTTTGTTTCGGCTGTCATTGTCGGCTTGGTCTCCTGGCCACTGTCGCTGTTCATGCTGCGGCTGAGGAACGGCGAGTTCGCCATCGGCATGTGGGTGATCGCGGCGCTGACGCATCTCCTGGTCAATCTCGACCGGCTGGTGCAAGGCGAAACCGGCACGTCGCTGATCTCGCTCAACGTCTACGATGCCGGCACCAGGCGGGCCGTTATCTACTGGCTGGCGCTGGCGTCGATGACCGCGCTGCTCGCCATCCTGTTCGGCCTGCTGCGCGGCAGCACCGGTGCGGCGATCCGCGCCATCCGCGACAATGAGGATGCGGCAGCCTCGGTCGGCGTGCGCGTCACCGGAACCAAGCGGCTTTTGTTCGTGCTTGCCGCCTTCGGCATCGGCATTGCCGGCGCGCTATGGCTGGCGACCTCCATCACCTTCCAGCCGAAAACCTATTTCAACGTGCAGTGGACCGCCTACATGATCTTCATGGTGCTGGTCGGCGGCATCGGCACGTTCGAGGGCGCCATTCTCGGTGCGCTGGTGTTCTTCCTCATCGAGACCTGGTTCGGCGGCACCGGCGTCTGGTACCTGGTCGGCCTTGGCGCGACCGCGGTGCTGTTCTCGCTTTTCCTGCCGCGCGGCCTGTGGGGAACGATCGAGGAGCGTTTTGGGCTGCGCCTGCTGCCGGTCGGCTACCGTGTCAGGCTTCCGGGGAATGCTCCAGCCGATGAAGGAACTGCACCCTCGCTGGAGCGAACCACACTTGATCAGGAGAAGGCATGA
- a CDS encoding ABC transporter substrate-binding protein, translated as MTYASGSRSSIRGVSRRQFIATSIAGGAALALGGKSAFAQAGDTLKVGFVSPRTGPLAGFGQTDGYVLDLARKALAGGLEIGGKKYSVEILDQDTQSDPSRAGQLAKDLINNQAIDLMLAVSTPEVINPVADACEAAGVPCLSTVMPWEAWYFGRGAKPGAPSPFKWTYHFGFGVGEFFKTYISQWNLMETNKKVGVMYPNDADGNAIRANLAPLLAKQGFTIVDPGAYETGTTDYSSQIALFKQEGVEIFNSFPIPPDFAAFWRQAAQQGLIKQIKICQVAKTGLFPSDIEALGDLGMKISSAAYWHKAFPYKSPLTGVSGTELADGYEAASGKQWTQQLGASMSLLDAGFEALKASTNAKDKAAVAKALSTLKTETMIGKVDFTSGPVANVSPGPIIGTQWVAAKEGSKFPLDYVVTENATDPKVPVEAKLLPYNG; from the coding sequence ATGACCTACGCTAGCGGTAGCAGATCCAGTATTCGTGGCGTGTCTCGGCGCCAGTTCATTGCCACCTCGATTGCCGGCGGCGCCGCGCTCGCGCTGGGCGGCAAGAGCGCCTTCGCGCAGGCAGGCGACACGCTCAAGGTCGGTTTCGTCAGTCCGCGCACCGGGCCGCTGGCCGGCTTCGGCCAGACCGACGGCTATGTGCTCGATCTTGCCCGCAAGGCGCTGGCCGGCGGCCTTGAGATCGGCGGCAAGAAATACAGTGTGGAAATCCTCGATCAGGATACGCAATCGGATCCCTCCCGCGCCGGCCAGCTCGCCAAGGACCTGATCAACAACCAGGCCATCGACCTGATGCTGGCGGTGTCGACGCCCGAAGTGATCAATCCGGTGGCCGATGCCTGCGAGGCCGCCGGCGTGCCGTGCCTGTCGACCGTCATGCCGTGGGAAGCATGGTATTTCGGCCGTGGTGCCAAGCCCGGCGCGCCCTCGCCGTTCAAATGGACCTATCATTTCGGCTTCGGCGTCGGCGAGTTCTTCAAGACCTACATCTCGCAATGGAACCTGATGGAGACCAACAAGAAGGTCGGCGTCATGTATCCCAACGATGCCGACGGCAACGCCATCCGCGCCAATCTGGCGCCACTGCTGGCCAAGCAAGGTTTTACCATTGTCGATCCCGGCGCCTATGAAACCGGCACCACCGACTATTCCTCGCAGATCGCGCTGTTCAAGCAGGAAGGCGTCGAGATCTTCAACTCCTTCCCGATCCCGCCTGACTTCGCCGCCTTCTGGCGCCAGGCGGCGCAGCAAGGGCTGATCAAGCAGATCAAGATCTGCCAGGTCGCCAAGACCGGGCTGTTCCCGTCCGACATCGAGGCGCTCGGCGATCTCGGCATGAAGATTTCCAGCGCCGCCTACTGGCACAAGGCCTTCCCCTACAAGTCGCCGCTGACCGGTGTTTCGGGCACCGAACTCGCCGACGGCTACGAGGCGGCGAGCGGCAAGCAGTGGACGCAGCAGCTCGGCGCCTCGATGTCGCTGCTCGACGCCGGCTTCGAAGCGCTGAAGGCCAGCACCAACGCCAAGGACAAGGCGGCGGTGGCCAAGGCGCTGAGCACGCTCAAGACCGAGACGATGATCGGCAAGGTCGACTTCACCAGCGGACCGGTCGCCAATGTCTCGCCCGGCCCGATCATCGGCACGCAGTGGGTGGCCGCCAAGGAAGGCAGCAAATTCCCGCTCGACTATGTGGTGACCGAGAACGCCACCGACCCGAAGGTGCCGGTCGAAGCCAAGCTTCTGCCTTACAACGGCTGA